The Eubacterium maltosivorans genome includes the window CCGGGAAGTCCCGGTTAAAAATGGCGGTCACGCAGAGCCTGCCCATGCCCGGCCAGGCAAAGATATTCTCAATGACTACTGTGCCCGCGATCAGCTTGGGAATGGACATGCCCAGGGCGTTGAGCGCGGTGTGCAGGGAGTTCCCCAGCACATGACGGGTGACGGTGCGCTGGCTGAGGCCCCGGGCCCGCAGATAGAGCACATAGTTCTCTCCCTGGTTTTTAATCATGTTATTGCGCAGCAGCCTGGCGTAGGTGGCGATATACCCCAGCGACAATGTCACCGCCGGCAGGATCACTGAGCCCGGCACGGTCATACCGCTGGTGGGCAGCAGTCTCAGCTTGACAGCAAAGAGCCACATGAGCAGAATACCCGCCCAAAAGGCCGGCATAGCTGTGCCGATAAAGATAACTCCCCGGATAATCCGGTCACCGATGCTGTCTCTGTAAAGCGCGCACAGCACCCCGGCCCCTACCGAGACCACCAGTATGATGACCAGGGAGACGAAGGCCAGGTACAGTGTCGGCGGCAGTGCCTTTGCGATCTCAGCGCCAACAGGCTTGTTGTTCGCGTAGCTGTTGCCAAAATCACCCCGAAGGGCATCCCCCACCCAATGGAAATAGCGGGTCAAAAAAGGCTCGTCCAGGCCAAGTTTTTCCCGCATATCCGCAATATTCTGTTCCGTCGGCACCACCTCGTTGACCCGCAGCGCCACCTCGGCAGGATCGCTTGGGCTTAAATTAATGAGGATAAAAGCAAAGAAGGAGATCCCGATAAGAATCGGGATCATCCAGAGCAGTCGCTTTATAATATAGTTTTTCATTGAGGTCTCTCTTAAAGGTTATAATCTTAATCTATCAGGAAAGATTTTTTGAATGGAGAATTGAGAATGCAAAATGGAGAATTTCTGAACAAACCAGCAAAGCCGGTTTGTTCTTTTAATTCTCCATTCTCAATTCTACATTCTGCATTAATTCCAGTACATCTTCTCAAAGGGAATCTCGTACTGAGAATCGTTGAACGTTACCCCCTGCAGGCCTTTAATCCCAACTGCCTTGGTCTTGGAGTAGGAGATGGGCACGTAGACGCACTGGTCGTTGATGTAGGTCAGGATTTCTTTGTACATACCCGCCCGGGCGTTGTCATCTGCCTCGATCATAATCTTAGTGATGGTATCGTCAAGCCACTGCTTCCTTTCAAGGCCAGTCTGCGCCTGGTAATCGCCGTGTGCCGGGATTCTCCATGAGGAGACATAGGACTGGGGATCGTATGGTGTTCCCCAGGACAGGGAGTACTGGAGATCAAAATCACCGGACTTCTGGCGGTCCAGGAATGCCTGCTTTTCTTCGGCTAAAATATTCATCTTAATCCCAACGGCGGCCAGATCGGCCTGGATGGATTCTGCGATGGTTCCCTCCTGGGCGTTCTGAGAGTTGTAGGAAAAGGTCACTTCGCATTTTTTGCCGTCCTTCTCACGCACACCGTCTGAGCCCATGGCCCAGCCCGCCTCGTCCAGAAGCTTTCCGGCTTTATCCGGGTCATAGGAATAAGTTTTTAAGTCAATATCACAGTAGGGTACGGTTTTCGCCATCAGTGTATCGGCCTGGTCCTCGGAGCCATTTAAAATGCCCTCGATGATGTTCTGCTTGTTAATGGCCATCTCGAAAGCCTCACGCACCTTCAGATCACTGGTGACCGGCGCTTTGCTGTTCAGCAGAATCGCTCTCGAGGCTACCGGTTCACTGAGGTAGGTCACATAGGCGCCCTCTGATTCCAGCTTTTTAAAGGAATCCAGATCAATCTGGTCGCCGTCAGCGCCGAAAAGCAGATCGACCTCGCCGTTTTGCAGGGCCAGCAGAATGGTCTGAGGATCGGGCATCACCTTCCAGTTAATCTTGGAAACCCTGGCCTTGTCACCCCAGTAGTGATCGTTGCGGGTAAAGGTGGCGTACTGGTTGTCTTCATGCTCCGACAACACCCAGGGGCCTGTTCCTGCGTAGCCGCTGACGCCGTCCTTGGTATTCCCATCCACAAAGCATTTGGGGGAGATGAAACGGAAGGGCCGTGTCAGGCCCAGCTCGACCAGTGTCGGGTAATAGGGATGGGCCAGCACCAGCTTGAAGGTGTTGTCATCCACGACCACGGTATCTGCGATTTCGTTGACCATATCCAGCCAGGCATGGCGCTCCTTGTTGCTGATAATGGCGTCAAAATTCTGTTTGACCGCCTGGGCGTTAAAGGGCTCGCCGTCCGTAAAGGTCACGCCTTTTCTTAAATGAAAGGTATACGTAAGCCCGTCATCCGAGATATCCCAGCTTTCTGCCAGGGCAGGCTTTACCTCACCATCTTCATTCTTTGTCAGCCCTTCAAACACCATGTTCTGGGCAGACATTTCTCCTGAGTACAGGTGTGGGTTGATGTCCCTTATATCCTTGGTGCAGGCGTAGTTGATCTCATCCTTCCCGGACACATCTGTGCCGCCTGTGCTGCCACAGCCTGCCAAAAGGCTGGTGCACATGACCGCTGTCACGAACAGCGCTGCAATTTTTTTAAGCTTCATTTTCTTCTCCTTATGGGTTTTAGTGTTTTAAACAAACACGCCTCTGCCACTTCACAGACGCTGTAAAATGGTAAAGGCGTATCCATAACGTTTGATATGATGCGCGGCCTTATTTGGTCGCTGCGATCATGAACATGGGGGTTGAGGCGTAGTTCACCTGTTCCTCGTCGTCCCAGACGCGGTCTCCCATATCCTGTTCGATCATCACTTTTTTAAAGCCGATGTTCAGCAGAACCGCGGCGTCCCACTGTGGGCGCATGGTACGGCTCAGCGGTAAATTTCTGGCAATCTCTTCCATGGCTGTGGTGTCTGTGCACACGTAGTGGTCGTTGTAACCCTGGGCCTGAGAGTTATTGCGGTCCTCAAAGTATTCCCGGCGCTTGTCCTCATCGTAAAGATGCAGGTACCAGTTTGCATCAAAGTTTAGCATTCTGCCGCCCGGCGCCAGCACGCGGTGCCACTCCTCATAGGCTTCATCTGGTCTTTCCAGGTTCCAGGTCAGGTTTCGGGTTACGATCAGATCAAAGGTGTTATCCTCAAAATCCAGCGAGTGGGCGTCCATGCGTCTGAAATCAATGGCGCTTTTATAAATGCCGGCGTTCTTTTTAGCCTTATACAGCATGGCGTCGGTGTAATCCACAGCGGTAACATCATAGCCGCAGGAGGCCATGGTGATCGCAAAAAATCCCGGGCCTGTGCCGATGTCCAGCACCTTCAGCTTTCGGCCGATCACATCCGGCTTATAGCTGTTGATCAGGTCTTTCCACACATCCATTTTATAGCTGTTCAGCTCAGCCTCGTTTACTTCAGAATAGCCGTCTGCCCGGCCTTCCCAATAATTTTCGACTCTCTCTAAAATATTCTCCATTTTTAACGTCCCCTTTTGATTATTATCACGCTACTTGTTCATTACAAAAAATAAAGCCACGAAGAACCAAAGCGGTCTGCAAACCGCAAAATAAGCCTTCATGACTTTGTATATACAGGTATTAACTTGTGAATATTTTCTCATATTTGACGGTCGTTGTCAATGGATTTTTAGATTTTTACTTTAAAAAAAATTGACGCTATTTAAGCATTCTTTCCAGCTGTCCCAGCGCTTCCAGAAAGTCAGCCTCAAAGCGGGTATTTTTAAAAAAAGGAACATACCAGCGCACGCTCTCGTCGTAGTACTTCTGCCGGAAGGCCCGGCTCGAATCCGCGGTTGTCCTCAGGTTATGAATCCTGTCCGCGCACTTTACATCCTTTGCCATAGCGTTTCGGTCAATCCCGCCCAGGTAGTCGGCCATGTCGTAGGGTTTGGGCTTGGTCAGCAGGATCACAGCGTCCAGCACCTCCCTGTCACTGCGCTTTAAAATCTCTTCCTGGGTGGTGTCCGTATCCTCCAGCAGGTCATGAAAAAGAGCCGTGAGTAAGGTATTATCATTATAGCCCCGCTCCTGTAGATAAGCCGCCACCGCCACAGGGTGGGTAATAAAGGGGATACCACCCCAGCGCAGCTGGCCCGCGTGTTTATCTGAAGCAAAGTCCAGAGCATCCTTTAAACGTGAATCGGTAATCTGAAACATAATGCGCCTCCTTTTTAACATTATACCCTCTTTTAGCTCAAATTACTATTGCCCGTAAAGCCCTTTCCAATCTAAAAGAGGCAAAGCCATCGCTTTACCCCTAATTGTTTTTATTGTTTAAATGATTGAATTCTGCGATCAGGCTGTTAATGATATGAATCTGATCGTCTGTTAAAAAGTCAAGATTAAAAACGCGCTCATCGGACAGGCCCAGGAGAAAATCGGTCGACGTATTTAAAGTTACCGCTATTTTTCGCAGTACATCGACCGATGGATACTTTGCAGAGGTCTCATAGGCCGAAACACTCCCCTTGGTGATCCCCAGCTTATCTGCCAGCTGCTGCTGTGTATATCCTTTTTCCTGTCTGAGTTGTCTGAGCTTTGATCCAAAATATACCATTTGCTTTTCTCCATCGCGTTTTTAATAACAATACCATTTGCTTGTATTCTAATAATAAACTAATATACCCTGAGTTGACTTTTTACCCGATGAGTGTTATTATTAGTATCATCATTAAAGGTATTATGAAGAAAAATAGTTAATGTCAATCAATAAATAATAAAGTTCACTATCTATGAGGCAGTTCCTTTCTCTGCCCACAGTGAAATCAGGCGGAAGCACTTCTCTCTTGGTATCCAAAACTGCTCCACACCATTTACTCGCTTCCGCCTAATAATAAAAATAAAAAGTGCCGGTTGGAAGCCTCCAGCCAGCACTTTTTTTACAAAACACCAAAGCTTTTCTTAAGAATTTTCACTTCATCCCTCACGCCTTTTGCCATTCAGGCCGCACCTTAGTCATTTCTCTTATTCTCTAAAGAAATTTATCCTGACAGGCTAATCCTTTCTACTCCTCCCGACCTGTATTTCATTCACGAACGTATGAAACGGACGGTCGTGGTAGAGACGGTGGTTGCAGTGCAGCGAGGAACCAGCAATGGATTTTCTTTAGGATGCCGCAAATCGCGGCACTCTTACCTCACAGCTTCGATGGTCTGCGCAACTCTGTACAAATTTGTCTGGTCATGAGACCATAGGCTCAGTTCGGTAAAGTGCCGCGCTCTGCGGCGGGACAGATAGAAAATCCATTGCTTCCTCAGAAAATTGACAAACTGGTATACAGCTCTGTGAAACTTGATAAGATTTATACTGCCCTCTCACTCTTAGGCGCTGCACCGCAAAACCACCATTTGTAGAGGAGCCGAAGGATATTCTCCCCGTGTGGCGCGAGCAGGGTACTTTACCGAACTGAGCCTGCGGTCTCATTGAGAAAGAAGGTTGCACATTTTTCGCAGACCGCCGAAGCTGTGAGGTAAGAGTACCCTGATTGTGCCACATACCTGAATATCCTTCGGCGGATTTTGGCTACACTCTGTTGCGACCGTCCGTTTCATACGGTCGTGTTCTCTTTGCCGGGCAGCTCCAGCGTCACAGTTGTGCCCTGACCTTCTTCGCTTGTGACCGTCAGGCCAATTTTGTGCCGCTCTGCGATCTCCTTGGCGATGGGAAGTCCCAGACCGGTTCCCTCGGCATTTTCCTCGGACAGGGTTTTATAAAAGCGTTCAAAAATATGCTTCTGATCCTCCGCGCTGATGCCGCAGCCATGATCGGTAATGGTAAGCGTATGCTCAGACAGGCACATTTCAATCTGTCCGCCCCCTGGTGAAAATTTTATGGCGTTGCTCATGGCAATCATGAGCAGCTGCCGCAGGCGCAGGTAGTCACCCTGCATAAAGTAAACGCCCGTGTCCACCTCAGTGGTGACAGTCAGTTCCTTTTCCTTTGCCATATTCTGGGCACTGCGCCGCACCTCGCTGATGATATCACAGAGATTCACCTGCTCCAGGTTAAGGCTGAACTCGGCATTCTGGAGTCTGGACAGGTCCAGCAGGTCATTGACCAGCCGTTTAAGAGCCAGGCTTTCCGCGTACATTTCCTGATGATAGGCAGCCACCTGAGCCGGATCCGTCACCACGCCGCCGGCCAGAGCTTCTAAAGAGCCGCAGAGCACTGTCACCGGGGTTTTAAGCTCATGGGAGATATTTGAGAAAAAGGCCTGCTGCATTTTCTGGAACCGCTCGTGCTCCTCACTGGAAAGCTTAAGCTGGTGGCTTAAGGTATCCAGCGAACCGGCCAGCTGCCCGATCTCATCCTGCCGCTTGATGTGGCTCGCGGCTGTATAATCACCCCCGGCCAGCCGCCCGGCCATTACCTGCATTTCTTTCATGGGCTTTGTGAAGCTGCGGGCCAGCAGCACCGCAAAACCAATCCCGATCACCAGCGCCACGCACAGGCTGATGGCCAGGGTTCTAAAGCCCTCATTGGCTGCGCTCTCAATCCCCTCCACCGGCGAGTGAAGCAGCACCACGGCCTGTATATTGCCCGAACTGTCCCGGACCGGAGCCCCAACCGTCAGCGTCGGGGCGTTTAGCAGGCCCGAGAAGCCCTCGCTCGCAGTGACCTGCCCCCCAAAAGCCTGGTCTACCACCGTTTCGGCATCGGCCGGCAGATCGGCGTAGTTATAGGTAGACGCCGGGGTCTGGTGGCCTTCGTGGGTGGATGGCGTTACCAGGTTGTGGTCGGCATCCACGACCCACACATCCGCCATGGCGATATCGTCCAAAAAACGGATATAGGCCGCGTAGCCCATGCCATTGCCGTTCCCTGCCCCGCGGCTTCCCTCGCCATGCTTTCCGTCTCTGCTGCCTTCGGCGGATATAAAGGTGCCAAAGGTATCCGCTATGGCGCCTGCCCGGTCCTCCAGCTGCTTCTGGGTCAGCGCGACATTCTGCTTTTTAAACAGCAGAAAAAACACCGAACCGGCCACCAGCGCAAAGACCAGAAGGGCCAGAGAGAAATATAGACCCAGTTTAAAGGCAATGCTACGCTTCCTCATCATTCACCTCAAAGCGATACCCAACCCCCCAGATGGTCGCGACGCTCCACCCGGGATGCTCTCTTTTTCCCAGCTTGGCCCTCAGGCGCCGGATATGGGAATCGACCGTACGGTTATCGCCGTAATAGTCATAGCCCCACACAGCGTCCAGCAGGTTGTCCCTTGAAAAGACCTTTTGCCGGTTCGTGGCAAGGGTCCAGAGCAGCTCTGTCTCTTTTTTAGTGAGCGGTACTGCCTCGCCGTCCACCGTTGTGGTATAGGTGTCCAGATCGATGGTCAAGCCCTTATAGCTGAAAAACTGATGTCTGGCTCCGCCATCCCGGGACAGCCGCCGCAGAATAGCCCGCACCCGCGCCATAACCTCTCCGCCGGAAAAGGGCTTGACAATATAATCATCGGCGCCAATGTCCAGCCCCATGATCTTCTCAAAGTCTTCGCCCCGGGCTGTTATCATAATAATCGGAACGGCCGATTCCTCCCGTATTCGCCTGCAGACCTCAAAGCCGTCAAGCTTTGGCATCATTACATCCAGCAGAATAACTGCCGGGGCTTCCCGCCTGTAGGCGGCGAGGGCCTCCTCACCGTCATAGGCGACAACAGGCTCAAAGCCCTCCTTACGCGCGTAGGCTGTGAGCACTGCTGTTATCTGCCTGTTATCATCCGCAATCAGCATTTTTTCCATATTCTTTACCTCGCATAAATTTCCTTACGCCTATTATACCTCAGAAGTATGACAAAAGGATGACGAAAGTTAAAGGGTTGTCAAATTTGAAATGCATATGCAAAATTAAAGCAAGAAGCAATCCAGGTGGAAGGTGGAAGGTTAACGAACCCTTTGGCTGACGCCAAAGCGATTAAGCAGGAGACGACGCCTTCGAGGTCTGCCCCATAGCTTGCCGCCTTACGGACAAACTGAAGCAGGTATCGTGCCGCCAGGGCAGATCAAATGCCGCGGAACCACGGGGGCGTGGTTCCCTACAGATTACAGTCCAGGAGTCCATTAGCGGCCGCAGGCCGCATCCAATCAAATTTGCCCCAGCGGCAGATTTGCACCTGAACTTTCCACTTTCCACCTTCAACTTTCAACTGGTCAAGCTTCTTTTTAACGCTTTTTCTTTTTATGATAACATTTATCTACATCCCAAAATTGCCTGTACCTTTCAATTTTATCACCACTCTGCCATGGCCAGTCTGAGGATCATTCTCCAAACACAGGCTGCCGCCGTGCTGCCTGATAATACTGTCTGTAATGTAGAGCCCCATACCATAGTGTTTTTGGGCGCTCCTGCTTTTGTCGCCCATGTAAAATTTACGGGCCGCGTTTTTGAGCGCGTCTGCGCTGAACCCTGGCCCGCCGTCTGTGACGGTTATGGAGATCACACTGCCGTCTCCCTCTGCCTTAAGGCTGAGGCTGCCGCCCTCTGGCGTATAGTCGGCGCCGTTGGCAATGATATTCATGACCGCCCGGGTCAGCAGCCCACGGTCGCCGGCAAAGGCCTCCGGCAGGTGCTCAGTGTCAAAGCGCAGCTGTATCTGCTTCCCGGCAGCATAGCCCTCGGCCTGCTTTTTTATCTGCTCCATAAAGGCCGCGGCCGGGATGGCCTCTGCACTCAGATTCCAGGCCGCTCTGTCCTGGGACACCTCCATCAAGAGGCGCGTGTACTCCTCAATGACCTCGGCGTTATCGTGGATATAGCGGACACATTCGGCCTGGTCCCCCCTCAGGTCATCCTCGGCGAGCAGCTCGCTGTTCCCTTTTATAATGGTCAGCGGTGTCTTGATATCGTGGGCCAGCGCGCTGATCTGCTCCTGCTTTTCCTGCTTCTCACGCCACTGCTGCTCCAGAGATTCTTTCAAGGCGAGGCGCATATCATCCATGGAGCTAAGCACCTGGTTAAACTCCCATATACCAGATGGGCTGGCCCTGTATTCCAGATCCTGATTCCGGATGGCATTTGTAGCCTCCATGAGCGGGGCCAGCTCATTTTTCAAGCGTTTGCTGAATGCTCTGGTGCCTAAAAAGATCACCAGAATATAGAGCGCTGCCGCTGTGATGATCACCGCATTCATCAGCCACTCCGGAGAGGGAAGCTTCTGGTTTAGTGCCTCGTCCTTATAGGACGCCTTGATATAGTATTGAAGGACACAAACCCCATCGGCCCGGGGAATCTGATAATAAAACCGATCGCCAAAGAGGTTCTGCCCTCTCTGGGCATACTCCCGGGCCTCTGCCAGCATTTTTGGATCCATATCGGTATCAAGCACCTGACCATCGTGGTCAATTAGCGCGTAGCGGCTCCCCTCCGGGACAAGTGACGCATCAAAGGGCTCTGCGGCCTGGATGGCCTCCTTCTGGTCCTGGATCGCGTTCTCCACACTGTTGGCCGGGACGAACTGGTCCGATGTGATAATCTCAGTCAGGGCGCCGGCAGCCATGACCAGCACCACCACAAAGGACAAAACGAGCAGACAGGCATAGATTAAGATAAGCCTGCTGATCTTTTTAGGATGCGCTCTCATTGCCATTTATACCCAATCCCCCAGACCGTTTCAATAGGCGCGCAGCCGTAAACACTCAGCTTTGCCCGGATATTTTTGACATGCTCCGCAATGGCAGAGCTGTCTCCCTCACCCTCGTAGCCGTACACCGCCTCGTAGATCTGTTCCTTGGAAAAGACCTGCCCGTGGTTTCTGGCCAGGAATTCACAGATGGCATACTCGCTTTTGGTCAAAGGTACCTTATGCTCTCCTGCCATCACCTCATGGGCGCCGAGGTTAAACCTTATGCCATCCAGACTCAGCATGCTGCGCTTTTCACGCTTTTCACGCCGCAGATGCGCTGCCACTCTGGCTCTCAGCTCACCGTTTCCAAAGGGCTTGGTAATGTAGTCGTCGCCGCCAATACCCAGGCCGTACATAATATCCTTCTCCATGGTTTTGGCGGTCAGGAAAAGGATGGGACAGTCCACATTTTCCCGAAGCTCCCGGCAGAGGGTAAAGCCATCGGTTCCAGGCATCATCACATCCAGAAGGATGAGGTCAAAGGCCTCAAGTCCGTTTATGGAAAGCTCTCCCGGGTCTGATAGGGTTCTGACCTGATGTCCATCCTTTTCCAGCACACGTTTCACCAGATTTAAAATACCCTTTTCATCGTCAACTGCCAATATTCTCGCCATCGCGTCCCCTCCTGTTGTTTCCATATTTCTACCATCAGTATAGCCTTTTGTGCCCAAGTGCACAAGGATTAATTATTCGCTGGCGCTTCTCCCCTCCCAGCGCTTAAACCAAAGCAGGCAGAGCGCGAAGAGCAGCAGTGTGGCGCCGCCAGCCGCCAGCCAGCCTGCGGCAGTCTCATTCTGGATAAACATGAGTCCTTCCGGCGTCGGGGCCGTCAGCGCTTTTATCACAGCCATATCGCAGAAGCGCACGCCCCATCCCCAGGGAATAAAATACCAGATTCCTTCCCCGAGGCCTGTCAGCATCAGCGCCGACACCAGCGAACCCGCAACCCCCACAGAAATAGACGCGCCCTTGCCAAAACGCAGGCTGATCCAGAGGTGGAGTAAATATAAAAATAAATCAGAAGCAAACAGAGCGCCTGCCAGCTTCAGATACAGCAGCGCCGGTACAGCCTGCTGGCCCGGCAGCAGGGCAAAACCCACTCCGTAAAGGCCGACAGCTGCCGCCAGCGCGCCAAGCCCCAGAACCGCAAGGAACCCGAACTTTCCTAAAAACGGAACCAGCCTGGACGGCAGCACCCCGAGCAAGTTCTGAAAACCGCCGGCCTGCTCCTCCTGGGAGGCGGCCATGCCGCAGACAATCCCAATGAGCATCGGAAAAGCCAGGGCCAGCGCCTCGAAATAGAAGGTCACCAAAACCTCAGTGCTCCATGCCGATATGGCGCTGTAAAAAAGAAACAGGCACACCCCCACAAGGGGAATGATCAGATGCAGCCACAAAATGGGCGTGTGTTTTATTTTAAGAGATTCGGCCTTTAAAGACCTGAAAAAGCTTTTCATTTATGCCGCCTCCTTTTTGCTGAACCAGCGCACGCAGAGAAGGGTCAGGGCCGCGCACAGCACCAGAGACAGCACAATCGCCACCAGAACCACGCTCGCGTCAAGCAGAGGGCTTCCAGGCTCTACCAGCAGATTGTTCGGCCTGATGCCCAGCACCGGACACATCGCACGGGGCGTCCAGGAGTATGGGATCATGAA containing:
- the opp1B gene encoding nickel/cobalt ABC transporter permease, which produces MKNYIIKRLLWMIPILIGISFFAFILINLSPSDPAEVALRVNEVVPTEQNIADMREKLGLDEPFLTRYFHWVGDALRGDFGNSYANNKPVGAEIAKALPPTLYLAFVSLVIILVVSVGAGVLCALYRDSIGDRIIRGVIFIGTAMPAFWAGILLMWLFAVKLRLLPTSGMTVPGSVILPAVTLSLGYIATYARLLRNNMIKNQGENYVLYLRARGLSQRTVTRHVLGNSLHTALNALGMSIPKLIAGTVVIENIFAWPGMGRLCVTAIFNRDFPVIQAYVLIMAVLFVVCNFAVDIITTLMDPRMRQEV
- the nikA gene encoding nickel ABC transporter substrate-binding protein: MKLKKIAALFVTAVMCTSLLAGCGSTGGTDVSGKDEINYACTKDIRDINPHLYSGEMSAQNMVFEGLTKNEDGEVKPALAESWDISDDGLTYTFHLRKGVTFTDGEPFNAQAVKQNFDAIISNKERHAWLDMVNEIADTVVVDDNTFKLVLAHPYYPTLVELGLTRPFRFISPKCFVDGNTKDGVSGYAGTGPWVLSEHEDNQYATFTRNDHYWGDKARVSKINWKVMPDPQTILLALQNGEVDLLFGADGDQIDLDSFKKLESEGAYVTYLSEPVASRAILLNSKAPVTSDLKVREAFEMAINKQNIIEGILNGSEDQADTLMAKTVPYCDIDLKTYSYDPDKAGKLLDEAGWAMGSDGVREKDGKKCEVTFSYNSQNAQEGTIAESIQADLAAVGIKMNILAEEKQAFLDRQKSGDFDLQYSLSWGTPYDPQSYVSSWRIPAHGDYQAQTGLERKQWLDDTITKIMIEADDNARAGMYKEILTYINDQCVYVPISYSKTKAVGIKGLQGVTFNDSQYEIPFEKMYWN
- a CDS encoding class I SAM-dependent methyltransferase, translating into MENILERVENYWEGRADGYSEVNEAELNSYKMDVWKDLINSYKPDVIGRKLKVLDIGTGPGFFAITMASCGYDVTAVDYTDAMLYKAKKNAGIYKSAIDFRRMDAHSLDFEDNTFDLIVTRNLTWNLERPDEAYEEWHRVLAPGGRMLNFDANWYLHLYDEDKRREYFEDRNNSQAQGYNDHYVCTDTTAMEEIARNLPLSRTMRPQWDAAVLLNIGFKKVMIEQDMGDRVWDDEEQVNYASTPMFMIAATK
- a CDS encoding HD domain-containing protein → MFQITDSRLKDALDFASDKHAGQLRWGGIPFITHPVAVAAYLQERGYNDNTLLTALFHDLLEDTDTTQEEILKRSDREVLDAVILLTKPKPYDMADYLGGIDRNAMAKDVKCADRIHNLRTTADSSRAFRQKYYDESVRWYVPFFKNTRFEADFLEALGQLERMLK
- a CDS encoding helix-turn-helix domain-containing protein, translated to MVYFGSKLRQLRQEKGYTQQQLADKLGITKGSVSAYETSAKYPSVDVLRKIAVTLNTSTDFLLGLSDERVFNLDFLTDDQIHIINSLIAEFNHLNNKNN
- a CDS encoding sensor histidine kinase — translated: MMRKRSIAFKLGLYFSLALLVFALVAGSVFFLLFKKQNVALTQKQLEDRAGAIADTFGTFISAEGSRDGKHGEGSRGAGNGNGMGYAAYIRFLDDIAMADVWVVDADHNLVTPSTHEGHQTPASTYNYADLPADAETVVDQAFGGQVTASEGFSGLLNAPTLTVGAPVRDSSGNIQAVVLLHSPVEGIESAANEGFRTLAISLCVALVIGIGFAVLLARSFTKPMKEMQVMAGRLAGGDYTAASHIKRQDEIGQLAGSLDTLSHQLKLSSEEHERFQKMQQAFFSNISHELKTPVTVLCGSLEALAGGVVTDPAQVAAYHQEMYAESLALKRLVNDLLDLSRLQNAEFSLNLEQVNLCDIISEVRRSAQNMAKEKELTVTTEVDTGVYFMQGDYLRLRQLLMIAMSNAIKFSPGGGQIEMCLSEHTLTITDHGCGISAEDQKHIFERFYKTLSEENAEGTGLGLPIAKEIAERHKIGLTVTSEEGQGTTVTLELPGKENTTV
- a CDS encoding response regulator transcription factor; amino-acid sequence: MEKMLIADDNRQITAVLTAYARKEGFEPVVAYDGEEALAAYRREAPAVILLDVMMPKLDGFEVCRRIREESAVPIIMITARGEDFEKIMGLDIGADDYIVKPFSGGEVMARVRAILRRLSRDGGARHQFFSYKGLTIDLDTYTTTVDGEAVPLTKKETELLWTLATNRQKVFSRDNLLDAVWGYDYYGDNRTVDSHIRRLRAKLGKREHPGWSVATIWGVGYRFEVNDEEA
- a CDS encoding sensor histidine kinase, which gives rise to MAMRAHPKKISRLILIYACLLVLSFVVVLVMAAGALTEIITSDQFVPANSVENAIQDQKEAIQAAEPFDASLVPEGSRYALIDHDGQVLDTDMDPKMLAEAREYAQRGQNLFGDRFYYQIPRADGVCVLQYYIKASYKDEALNQKLPSPEWLMNAVIITAAALYILVIFLGTRAFSKRLKNELAPLMEATNAIRNQDLEYRASPSGIWEFNQVLSSMDDMRLALKESLEQQWREKQEKQEQISALAHDIKTPLTIIKGNSELLAEDDLRGDQAECVRYIHDNAEVIEEYTRLLMEVSQDRAAWNLSAEAIPAAAFMEQIKKQAEGYAAGKQIQLRFDTEHLPEAFAGDRGLLTRAVMNIIANGADYTPEGGSLSLKAEGDGSVISITVTDGGPGFSADALKNAARKFYMGDKSRSAQKHYGMGLYITDSIIRQHGGSLCLENDPQTGHGRVVIKLKGTGNFGM
- a CDS encoding response regulator transcription factor, which translates into the protein MARILAVDDEKGILNLVKRVLEKDGHQVRTLSDPGELSINGLEAFDLILLDVMMPGTDGFTLCRELRENVDCPILFLTAKTMEKDIMYGLGIGGDDYITKPFGNGELRARVAAHLRREKREKRSMLSLDGIRFNLGAHEVMAGEHKVPLTKSEYAICEFLARNHGQVFSKEQIYEAVYGYEGEGDSSAIAEHVKNIRAKLSVYGCAPIETVWGIGYKWQ
- a CDS encoding lantibiotic immunity ABC transporter MutG family permease subunit, which encodes MKSFFRSLKAESLKIKHTPILWLHLIIPLVGVCLFLFYSAISAWSTEVLVTFYFEALALAFPMLIGIVCGMAASQEEQAGGFQNLLGVLPSRLVPFLGKFGFLAVLGLGALAAAVGLYGVGFALLPGQQAVPALLYLKLAGALFASDLFLYLLHLWISLRFGKGASISVGVAGSLVSALMLTGLGEGIWYFIPWGWGVRFCDMAVIKALTAPTPEGLMFIQNETAAGWLAAGGATLLLFALCLLWFKRWEGRSASE